One region of Juglans regia cultivar Chandler chromosome 4, Walnut 2.0, whole genome shotgun sequence genomic DNA includes:
- the LOC118348140 gene encoding extensin-like, translating to MASIVPSPDSSPSTVPPPSTTISPSTNTPPPPTTSSPPQPSSNTSPPPQTASPPVPSTTSPPSQTRADPQDPNPSTSPPSPTASPPRAPPPPTYGTSPPLAPTSPPPQSNPPMHHPLLAEIKQERI from the coding sequence ATGGCAAGCATAGTGCCATCTCCGGACTCATCTCCCTCTACCGTGCCACCACCTTCGACCACTATATCTCCTTCAACCAATACTCCACCACCCCCCACCACTTCGTCACCACCACAACCATCCTCCAACACTAGTCCACCCCCACAAACTGCTTCTCCTCCAGTCCCCTCTACAACTTCCCCACCTTCTCAAACCCGTGCTGATCCACAGGACCCTAACCCTTCAACTTCACCCCCTTCGCCCACAGCATCACCCCCACGGGCTCCACCACCCCCAACTTATGGAACTTCACCCCCATTGGCACCTACATCACCTCCTCCTCAATCTAATCCACCTATGCACCACCCACTTCTTGCTGAAATCAAACAAGAACGAATTTAA